From the genome of Populus alba chromosome 10, ASM523922v2, whole genome shotgun sequence, one region includes:
- the LOC118061414 gene encoding PRA1 family protein D — protein sequence MSQFVSSFFKETTKPLTSGRRPWSVFLDLTLLNIPFSIHDTTTRITQNVLHFSVNYSIILLIILSLSILNHPLVLIALFITLIAWLSLYFSREEPLWFLGYQVSDWMVLVVLFVVDFLVVIWGGVFQNVVVGGGIAVVLMLLHAALRSTDDLVADDIETSPYANLLSDDDGDYNAPPTGGL from the coding sequence ATGTCTCAATTCGTGTCTAGCTTCTTCAAAGAAACCACAAAACCCTTAACATCAGGTCGGCGTCCATGGTCCGTTTTCCTAGACCTCACCTTACTGAACATCCCCTTTTCAATCCACGACACCACCACAAGGATAACCCAAAACGTCCTTCATTTCTCGGTTAATTACTCCATAATCCTCTTGATAATCCTATCTTTATCCATCTTAAACCATCCTCTGGTGCTAATCGCCTTGTTCATTACTCTAATTGCTTGGctctctctctatttctctCGTGAGGAGCCGCTTTGGTTTTTGGGCTATCAAGTGAGTGACTGGATGGTGTTGGTTGTGCTCTTTGTGGTTGACTTTTTGGTTGTGATATGGGGTGGGGTTTTTCAGAATGTTGTCGTTGGTGGTGGGATCGCTGTCGTCTTGATGCTTCTGCATGCTGCGTTGAGGAGTACGGATGATCTTGTTGCTGATGATATTGAAACCTCGCCGTATGCCAACTTGCTCTCGGATGATGATGGTGACTATAATGCTCCTCCAACTGGTGGCTTGTAG